The Candidatus Cloacimonadota bacterium DNA segment TTGATGCCACGGCTGGCGATAAAAACTGTGTCGCGCCCGAATTTGTGGTTCAATTTGTCCACGGCCTGGCTGAGGTGAAAGCGTTCGTCGTCCAGATAGTTTGTTTCGAGAATATTCAGCGGAACGTCTTTTTCATCAATCAATTCGCTGAACATCACGCCCGCTTTTTTATATTCGAAACCCTGGAGGTGGATTTCACGCAAGAGCTTCAAAGCGGTTTTAATCAAATCCGGCGTGTGGGCTGAAGGCGGCGAGATTGAGCTTTGGAGGGAATTATTGTATTGCGGGCCTTCCTTGAAGCGGTTTGTGCTCAAAAAAACCATCATCTGGCCTGCCACGCTGTGTTGAGCGCGGAGCTTTTCCGCGGCGCGGCTTGTGTATTCCGAAATCGCTTCCTCCAATTCTGACAGCTTGGAAACCTGTCTGCCAAAGCTTCTGGAGCAAACCAGGCTCTTTTTGGGCGCGGGCGCCTCCTCCATCTGGATACAGGCGAAACCCTGCAATTCCAACACGATTTTGTGGCCTGTGCTGGTCATATAGTGGTCGATGAATTTTTCCGGTGCGTTGCGCAGTTGCCAGGCGTTGAGAATTCCGTTTTGGCGCAGAAAAAGGTCATATTGACGCCCTATGCCCCAGATTTGCCCCACAGGCATCAGTTTGAGGGCTTTTTCCAGCCGGTCATCGTCC contains these protein-coding regions:
- a CDS encoding Y-family DNA polymerase, with product MQKIGLSDTNIVALVDCNNFYVSCERVFDPSLEGKPVAVLSNNDGCIVSRSNEIKAMNIPMGAPGFKHEARIQAQGGALLSSNYALYGDMSRRVMEALEEFSPELEIYSIDEAFLNLNGFRQRDLVDYGKQIREKVKKWTGIPVSVGISRSKTLAKIANHFAKRYAGYKGCLALLDDDRLEKALKLMPVGQIWGIGRQYDLFLRQNGILNAWQLRNAPEKFIDHYMTSTGHKIVLELQGFACIQMEEAPAPKKSLVCSRSFGRQVSKLSELEEAISEYTSRAAEKLRAQHSVAGQMMVFLSTNRFKEGPQYNNSLQSSISPPSAHTPDLIKTALKLLREIHLQGFEYKKAGVMFSELIDEKDVPLNILETNYLDDERFHLSQAVDKLNHKFGRDTVFIASRGIKRDWQMKRAKLSPAYTTRWSDLIRTK